A region of Deltaproteobacteria bacterium DNA encodes the following proteins:
- a CDS encoding LysE family translocator, whose amino-acid sequence MRLDLFIEGILIGFVVAVPVGPLGLLCINRALMLGPLCGLFSGFGVATADALAAGIAALGITLISGFLIDHQFLLRLIGGFFLLYLGIKIYRTPPKIEPPPSGVNGLLSAYVTTFFLTVTNPVTILSFIAIYAGWQVQSLHGNYPGAAVLTFGVFIGSSLWWVALYLGLTAFRERFSLEMLGWVHKVSGVVIAAFGLVVLLSVPVKQLMGAGF is encoded by the coding sequence ATGCGCCTGGATCTGTTCATCGAAGGTATCCTCATCGGCTTCGTAGTTGCTGTCCCAGTGGGGCCGCTGGGGCTGCTGTGCATCAATCGTGCGCTCATGTTGGGACCGCTCTGCGGTCTGTTTTCCGGATTCGGTGTCGCCACGGCCGATGCGCTGGCCGCTGGCATAGCCGCGCTGGGCATAACGCTGATCTCCGGTTTTCTCATCGATCACCAGTTCTTGCTGCGGCTCATCGGCGGATTCTTTCTCCTCTATCTCGGCATCAAGATCTATCGCACGCCGCCGAAAATCGAGCCGCCGCCCAGCGGTGTCAATGGTTTACTAAGCGCCTACGTCACGACGTTCTTTTTGACTGTCACCAACCCGGTGACGATCTTGTCCTTTATCGCCATCTACGCGGGCTGGCAGGTGCAAAGTTTGCACGGCAACTACCCGGGCGCTGCGGTGTTGACGTTCGGTGTGTTTATCGGCTCCTCGCTGTGGTGGGTGGCGCTATATCTCGGGCTGACGGCGTTTCGCGAACGGTTTAGCTTGGAAATGTTGGGTTGGGTGCATAAAGTTTCCGGCGTCGTGATCGCTGCCTTTGGCTTGGTCGTGCTGTTGAGCGTGCCGGTGAAACAGCTCATGGGAGCCGGCTTCTAA
- a CDS encoding ABC transporter substrate-binding protein has protein sequence MVYLRAVFVVLALACFHREFAQGAAAPTKMVIAYASISPRVSPLWAADEQGFFRKNGIEPTLIFVRGAPTLVAALASGDMDVGYTGGTAVLGAAAGGLDLKIIAVLTNRVTYDLVARPEIKRVEDLRGKRFGVTSIGGTLWMGAVLGLEKLGIDSNKDDIRFLVIGDQGELSHALVTNRIDATVTDIVFSKRLREKGFPVLAEFHKTTLPITSTSLVARQALIQKSPQLMEGFVKAVLEGIAFVSSPAHKAATLKLLQRRLRVSEKDAEEGFTDMLIGMDKKPFPSLEGLRNIQRLMRQRNPKLGEIKAENLIDDQILRRLESTGYIDQLFAAYGVK, from the coding sequence ATGGTTTACCTTCGAGCGGTGTTTGTCGTTCTCGCGCTAGCTTGTTTCCATCGAGAGTTTGCCCAAGGCGCGGCCGCGCCGACCAAGATGGTGATTGCCTATGCGTCGATCAGCCCGCGCGTCTCGCCGCTCTGGGCTGCCGACGAACAAGGCTTCTTTCGTAAGAATGGCATTGAGCCGACGCTGATTTTTGTCCGCGGCGCGCCGACGCTGGTGGCAGCGCTGGCGTCCGGCGACATGGACGTTGGCTATACCGGTGGCACGGCCGTCTTGGGTGCAGCGGCGGGTGGACTAGATCTGAAGATCATAGCCGTTCTCACCAACCGTGTGACCTACGATTTGGTGGCCCGCCCGGAGATCAAAAGGGTTGAAGATCTGCGCGGCAAGCGCTTCGGCGTCACCAGCATCGGCGGTACCCTTTGGATGGGCGCGGTGCTGGGCCTGGAGAAGCTTGGCATCGACAGTAACAAAGATGATATTCGTTTTCTCGTGATCGGCGACCAAGGCGAGTTGAGCCACGCGCTGGTGACAAACCGCATCGATGCCACGGTGACCGATATCGTGTTTAGTAAACGACTGCGCGAGAAGGGCTTCCCGGTGCTGGCGGAGTTTCACAAGACCACGTTGCCGATCACCAGCACGAGTCTAGTGGCGCGCCAAGCCCTGATACAAAAGAGCCCGCAGCTTATGGAGGGTTTCGTCAAAGCGGTGCTTGAAGGCATCGCCTTTGTTTCGAGCCCAGCTCATAAGGCGGCAACGCTGAAACTTTTGCAGCGCCGTTTGCGCGTCAGCGAGAAGGACGCCGAAGAAGGTTTCACCGATATGTTGATCGGGATGGACAAAAAGCCGTTTCCCTCGCTGGAAGGGCTGCGTAACATTCAACGGTTGATGAGACAGCGCAACCCCAAACTGGGAGAGATCAAAGCGGAAAATCTAATTGACGACCAGATCCTGCGCCGGCTGGAGAGCACGGGCTATATCGATCAGCTCTTTGCGGCCTACGGCGTAAAGTAA
- a CDS encoding fatty acid desaturase: protein MDVQESRDDLSGRFNIALASFYAALWLLQYFLMPLFLLPKDRGWAWLLLPLALLNNPYWSLLHEAIHDLFHPQRQLNAFFGRMLSVLFGSPFRILRLSHLLHHKLNRTLAEATEPYDASKTSWTRASLGYYFQIFGGLYLGELMSSALFFLPKALLRRVKDRFIDPKSVSGILMQSWTQDAALREIRQDGALILLCLGLAFYCYGENWPMLLGVSAARGFLISFLDNVYHYRTPIDDVFYAHNLRLPALAAKCLLNFNLHGIHHQNPAIPWHRLPASFAQQREIFHGNYFAAAASQLGGPIAAEKLVRH from the coding sequence ATGGATGTGCAGGAAAGCCGGGATGACCTCTCCGGCAGGTTCAATATTGCGCTCGCCAGTTTCTACGCGGCGCTTTGGCTGTTGCAATATTTCCTGATGCCGCTTTTTTTACTGCCCAAGGATCGTGGTTGGGCCTGGCTGCTCTTGCCACTGGCGCTGCTGAACAATCCCTATTGGAGCCTTTTGCACGAAGCGATCCACGATCTGTTTCATCCACAGCGTCAGCTTAATGCCTTCTTTGGCCGCATGCTGTCGGTGCTTTTCGGTTCGCCGTTTCGCATCCTGCGCTTGAGCCACCTTTTGCACCACAAGCTCAACCGCACCTTGGCTGAAGCCACCGAACCTTACGATGCCAGCAAGACCTCCTGGACACGGGCGTCGCTGGGCTACTATTTCCAAATCTTCGGCGGCTTATATCTTGGCGAATTGATGAGCTCGGCGTTGTTTTTTCTGCCCAAAGCGCTGCTGCGCCGCGTTAAGGATCGCTTCATCGATCCCAAGTCGGTCAGCGGCATCCTGATGCAAAGCTGGACCCAAGATGCCGCGCTGCGCGAGATTCGCCAAGACGGCGCGCTAATCCTGTTGTGCTTGGGCCTGGCTTTTTACTGCTATGGCGAGAATTGGCCGATGCTGTTGGGAGTCTCGGCCGCGCGCGGTTTTTTGATTTCGTTCTTAGACAACGTCTATCACTACCGCACGCCCATCGACGATGTTTTTTACGCACATAATTTGCGGCTTCCCGCGCTTGCGGCGAAGTGCTTGTTGAACTTTAATCTGCACGGCATCCATCATCAAAACCCGGCAATCCCATGGCACCGGCTGCCGGCGAGCTTCGCCCAACAAAGGGAAATATTTCATGGCAATTATTTTGCGGCGGCAGCCAGCCAGCTCGGCGGTCCGATTGCGGCAGAAAAGTTGGTGCGGCACTAA
- a CDS encoding formylglycine-generating enzyme family protein produces MFLAIVLLLALAPPLCGAQSPTAMVRVPAGAFLMGSNDGPEDERPQHSVTLAEFFIDRTPVTNRQFAEFLDALGPRGTQGEKYYDIDDNDARVHRVGGKWRADAGHENHPVVETSWFGALAFCRWAGKRLPTEAEWEKAARGSDGRKYPWGNEAPDRTRAHFGAGWNDLRPVDGAPKGASPYGVFDMAGNGWEWVSSAYLPYPYDAKDGREELSKDQVRGTRGGGHDSRPDELTTSHRGRQVSRNFRSGHHNITFRCAR; encoded by the coding sequence ATGTTTCTCGCCATCGTACTGTTGCTCGCACTGGCGCCGCCGCTGTGCGGCGCGCAATCGCCGACGGCGATGGTGCGCGTTCCTGCCGGCGCGTTTCTGATGGGCAGCAACGACGGCCCGGAGGATGAGCGGCCGCAGCACAGCGTTACTCTGGCGGAGTTTTTCATCGACCGCACGCCGGTGACCAATAGACAGTTCGCCGAATTCTTAGATGCACTCGGGCCGCGGGGAACGCAAGGAGAGAAGTACTACGATATCGACGATAACGATGCGCGGGTGCACCGGGTCGGCGGCAAATGGCGCGCGGATGCCGGGCATGAGAATCATCCCGTGGTGGAAACATCGTGGTTCGGCGCGTTAGCTTTTTGCCGGTGGGCTGGCAAACGTCTGCCGACGGAAGCCGAATGGGAAAAAGCCGCGCGCGGCAGCGACGGTCGTAAGTATCCCTGGGGCAACGAAGCGCCTGATCGCACGCGCGCTCACTTCGGCGCCGGTTGGAACGATCTGCGGCCGGTGGACGGCGCGCCGAAGGGCGCCAGCCCCTACGGAGTATTCGATATGGCGGGCAATGGGTGGGAGTGGGTGAGCAGCGCCTACCTGCCTTATCCCTACGATGCTAAGGATGGTCGCGAGGAGTTGAGCAAGGATCAGGTCCGCGGCACAAGAGGCGGTGGCCATGATTCGCGCCCCGATGAGCTAACGACGTCTCACCGCGGGCGCCAGGTGTCGCGCAATTTTCGCTCGGGCCATCACAACATCACCTTTCGCTGCGCGCGTTAA
- a CDS encoding AmpG family muropeptide MFS transporter, whose protein sequence is MAAWFWKFLGAGAAPPQSRKKLGVVALLYFIQGAPAAILWEVLPVYFRINGVSLRAIGGLRLLELPYSLKVFWSPLVHRYGDRRLWILACMLGIAAVLFALPFVEVAAVGLIVLVLILALTTLSATQDVAIDSYSVGLVNRDEEGAANGVRASAYRVALVAVGGGLVFLAGVLAWNSLFFLAAAVFVLLALASLAIPQLSLPPQAREHWFQGFASWAGTWRVVPLILFVLTYKLGEFAIGPMVKPFWVDYGKAIWPVKEDLMFQIGLFPTTFGIVLSVVGALLGGAFISRFGIFHGVWALGLLQAVSNMGYSFVEWLDLGRYGLYGASMFESISGGLGTAAFLAFLMNVCDKQHATVQYAFLSSVFSLTGRLIGAISGLGAEKYGYGNYFAITFLLSMPAYLLLPWIKGWIHEAPRS, encoded by the coding sequence ATGGCTGCTTGGTTCTGGAAATTTCTCGGTGCCGGCGCGGCGCCGCCGCAGTCGCGCAAGAAGCTCGGCGTGGTGGCGTTGCTTTATTTTATCCAAGGCGCGCCGGCGGCGATTCTTTGGGAAGTGTTGCCGGTCTACTTTCGCATCAACGGTGTCTCGCTCCGCGCCATCGGCGGGCTGCGTTTGCTTGAGTTGCCCTATTCTTTGAAAGTGTTTTGGTCGCCGCTGGTGCATCGCTATGGCGACCGGCGTTTGTGGATTCTTGCCTGCATGCTCGGCATCGCGGCCGTGCTGTTCGCACTGCCGTTTGTGGAGGTCGCTGCGGTGGGGTTGATCGTGCTGGTTTTGATTCTCGCGCTGACCACCTTGTCGGCGACCCAAGACGTCGCCATCGATTCCTATTCCGTCGGTTTGGTCAACCGTGATGAAGAGGGCGCTGCCAATGGGGTGCGCGCCTCGGCGTACCGCGTGGCTCTTGTGGCGGTGGGTGGTGGATTGGTGTTTCTCGCAGGTGTGCTGGCATGGAATTCTTTGTTTTTCTTGGCAGCCGCGGTGTTTGTGCTGCTTGCACTCGCGTCGCTCGCCATCCCACAGCTCAGTTTGCCGCCGCAAGCCCGCGAACATTGGTTCCAAGGCTTCGCTTCTTGGGCCGGCACTTGGCGCGTCGTGCCGCTGATTCTATTCGTCTTGACCTACAAGTTGGGCGAGTTCGCCATCGGCCCGATGGTGAAGCCGTTTTGGGTCGACTATGGCAAGGCGATCTGGCCGGTGAAAGAAGACTTGATGTTTCAGATCGGGCTGTTCCCGACCACGTTTGGCATTGTCCTCAGCGTCGTCGGCGCTTTGTTAGGCGGTGCGTTTATTTCACGCTTTGGCATTTTTCACGGCGTCTGGGCGTTGGGGCTGCTCCAGGCGGTGTCGAACATGGGCTACTCGTTTGTCGAGTGGCTCGATCTCGGCCGCTATGGCCTCTACGGTGCATCGATGTTCGAGTCGATTTCCGGTGGCCTTGGCACAGCGGCGTTCTTGGCGTTTTTGATGAACGTCTGTGACAAACAGCATGCCACCGTGCAGTACGCGTTTTTGTCTTCGGTGTTTTCTCTGACCGGACGCCTGATTGGCGCAATCAGTGGTTTGGGTGCGGAGAAGTACGGCTACGGGAATTACTTCGCGATCACGTTTCTGTTGTCAATGCCCGCCTATCTGCTTTTGCCGTGGATCAAAGGCTGGATTCACGAAGCGCCGCGCTCATGA
- the aspS gene encoding aspartate--tRNA ligase, with translation MAERVFSDQLGEWKRSRYCGEPRKDAVGQELTLFGWVHSRRDHGGVIFVDLRDRSGICQVVFNPEVDGASHEKAKQLRSEDVIAVRGKLAPRSAETINPNLATGEVELMCQELRLLNASAVPPFIIDDETDANENTRLKYRYLDLRRPQSLNPLLLRYRMTKLIRDYLDGQGFIDVETPVLTKSTPEGARDYLVPSRIYHGKFYALPQSPQLFKQILMVGGLDRYFQIVKCFRDEDLRADRQPEFTQLDMELSFVQPEDVMQVVEGMISLLFKKLKDIDVKRPFARVTWHEAMARFGSDKPDMRFGLELCDFTDALRHCKAKVFASAIEKGGVVKGLRIPKQHELSRKDLDDMTPFAATFGAKGIAYTRITEQGWQSPIAKFLSETEQKDIEKIAGAEVGDVVLFSADTFKIVNDALGALRLHMGEKLGLIPADQFALVWVVDFPLMEFDPEEKRYVALHHPFTAPLDEDLPLLDSELAKSRSKAYDLALNGMEIGGGSVRIHQLELQKKIFGLMGIGAEEAQAKFGFFLEALSFGAPPHGGIAFGVDRLAMLLSGAKSLRDVIAFPKSQRAVCMLTEAPSEVDARQLRELSISVNAAEKSAAK, from the coding sequence ATGGCGGAGCGAGTTTTTAGCGATCAGTTGGGAGAGTGGAAGCGCAGCCGCTACTGCGGCGAGCCGCGCAAGGACGCGGTTGGGCAAGAGCTGACGCTGTTTGGCTGGGTGCATTCGCGGCGCGACCATGGCGGCGTGATCTTTGTCGATTTGCGCGATCGCAGCGGTATTTGCCAGGTGGTTTTCAATCCGGAAGTCGACGGCGCTTCCCACGAAAAGGCCAAACAGCTCCGCTCCGAGGACGTGATCGCCGTGCGCGGCAAGCTGGCGCCGCGCAGCGCCGAGACGATCAACCCTAATCTCGCCACCGGTGAAGTCGAGTTGATGTGCCAGGAGCTGCGCTTGCTCAACGCCTCGGCGGTGCCGCCGTTTATCATCGACGATGAGACCGACGCCAACGAGAACACCCGGCTCAAATATCGCTACCTCGATCTGCGCCGGCCGCAAAGCCTAAACCCTTTGCTGCTGCGCTACCGTATGACCAAATTGATTCGCGACTACCTCGACGGCCAGGGTTTCATCGACGTCGAAACCCCGGTGCTGACCAAGAGCACGCCGGAGGGGGCGCGCGACTATTTGGTCCCGAGCCGCATTTACCACGGCAAGTTCTATGCGCTGCCGCAGTCGCCGCAGCTGTTTAAGCAAATTCTCATGGTCGGCGGGCTCGACCGCTATTTTCAAATCGTTAAATGTTTTCGCGACGAAGATTTGCGCGCCGACCGCCAGCCAGAGTTTACCCAGCTCGATATGGAGCTGTCCTTTGTCCAACCCGAAGATGTCATGCAGGTCGTCGAGGGAATGATTTCCCTGTTATTTAAAAAACTGAAAGACATCGACGTCAAGCGTCCGTTTGCGCGGGTTACTTGGCATGAGGCGATGGCGCGTTTCGGCTCGGACAAGCCGGATATGCGCTTTGGCTTGGAGCTGTGCGACTTTACCGACGCGCTGCGCCACTGTAAGGCCAAGGTTTTCGCCAGCGCCATCGAGAAGGGCGGTGTCGTCAAAGGCTTGCGCATCCCCAAACAACACGAGCTGTCGCGCAAAGACCTCGACGACATGACGCCGTTCGCCGCGACTTTTGGCGCTAAAGGCATCGCCTACACGCGCATCACCGAGCAGGGCTGGCAGTCGCCGATCGCCAAGTTTCTCTCCGAGACCGAGCAAAAAGACATTGAGAAAATCGCCGGCGCCGAAGTCGGCGACGTGGTGCTGTTTTCCGCCGATACTTTCAAAATCGTCAACGACGCGCTGGGTGCCCTGCGTTTGCACATGGGCGAGAAGCTCGGCTTGATTCCTGCCGATCAGTTCGCGCTGGTCTGGGTGGTCGATTTTCCGCTGATGGAATTCGATCCCGAGGAGAAGCGCTACGTGGCGTTGCATCATCCGTTCACCGCGCCGTTGGATGAAGACTTGCCGCTGCTCGATTCGGAGCTGGCCAAGAGCCGATCGAAAGCCTACGACTTGGCGTTGAACGGCATGGAGATCGGTGGCGGCAGCGTTCGTATCCATCAACTCGAACTGCAGAAAAAGATTTTTGGCTTGATGGGCATCGGCGCCGAAGAGGCGCAGGCGAAGTTTGGCTTTTTTCTCGAGGCGTTGAGCTTTGGTGCGCCGCCCCACGGCGGCATCGCCTTTGGCGTCGATCGCTTGGCGATGTTGTTGAGCGGCGCCAAGTCGCTGCGTGACGTGATCGCGTTTCCCAAGAGCCAGCGCGCCGTCTGTATGCTCACCGAGGCACCTTCGGAGGTCGACGCGCGCCAGCTGCGCGAGTTGAGCATAAGCGTCAATGCCGCGGAGAAGAGCGCCGCAAAATAG
- a CDS encoding ergothioneine biosynthesis protein EgtB produces MTTNRVDYPLAQLDPGELVRLMRQFRAHTLALVADLSDEQMIGPRLAIVNPPLWEIGHVAWFSEFWVLRHLRGDEPLLSDGDRLYNSTDVAHDTRWELLLPPRQKTYDYMAEVLERSISNFSDKAQLSDAEFYFYLLALFHEGMHAEALAYTRQTLGYTAPQTTATAPATSRHAEPCGGDVAIPGGDFLLGATSDFPFVFDNEKWAHPVRVKPFRIARRAVTNGEFRAFVEAGGYRERQFWSDAGWHWLESGGAPQLEQSFAGFFKRNMDEESDGLEYTRRLDHPVYWRRAGANWQQGIYDRYVELNEQLPVLHVSWYEADAYCRWAQRRLPTEVEWEVAASAEAADGKLTQAAKRRYFPWGNQAPTLAEANLDWHSGGPVDVGAHGQGDSAFGCRQMIGNVWEWTASDFQPYPGFSVDPYKEYSQPWFGSHKVLRGGCWATSSLLIRNSWRNFYTPDRRDVWAGFRTCALEKP; encoded by the coding sequence ATGACAACGAACCGGGTTGACTATCCGCTCGCCCAGCTCGACCCAGGCGAGCTGGTGCGGCTCATGCGCCAATTTCGCGCGCACACGCTGGCGCTCGTCGCCGACCTTAGCGATGAGCAAATGATCGGGCCGCGTCTTGCCATCGTCAATCCGCCGCTCTGGGAGATCGGCCATGTGGCCTGGTTTAGCGAGTTTTGGGTGCTGCGCCATCTGCGCGGCGATGAGCCTTTGCTGAGCGACGGCGATCGGCTTTACAATTCCACGGACGTGGCCCACGATACCCGCTGGGAGCTGCTGCTGCCGCCGCGCCAAAAAACCTACGATTACATGGCCGAAGTGCTTGAACGCAGCATAAGCAACTTTAGCGACAAAGCGCAGCTCTCCGACGCTGAGTTTTATTTTTATCTGCTCGCGCTGTTTCACGAAGGCATGCATGCCGAGGCGCTCGCTTACACGCGCCAGACCCTCGGCTATACGGCACCACAAACGACCGCCACCGCACCGGCGACGTCGCGCCACGCGGAGCCCTGCGGCGGCGACGTCGCTATTCCGGGCGGCGATTTTTTGCTCGGCGCGACAAGCGATTTTCCCTTTGTCTTCGACAACGAAAAGTGGGCGCACCCAGTGCGGGTAAAACCCTTTCGCATTGCGCGCCGGGCAGTGACCAACGGAGAATTTCGGGCTTTCGTCGAAGCCGGCGGTTATCGCGAGCGCCAATTTTGGAGTGACGCCGGTTGGCATTGGTTGGAGTCCGGCGGCGCCCCGCAGTTGGAACAATCGTTCGCCGGCTTTTTCAAGCGCAACATGGACGAGGAGTCAGATGGGCTGGAGTACACGCGCCGCCTAGATCACCCGGTCTATTGGCGCCGCGCCGGCGCAAACTGGCAACAAGGCATCTACGATCGCTATGTCGAGCTGAACGAACAATTGCCGGTGCTCCACGTCAGCTGGTACGAAGCCGACGCCTACTGCCGCTGGGCGCAGCGCCGTTTACCCACTGAAGTGGAATGGGAAGTTGCTGCCTCAGCTGAAGCAGCCGATGGCAAACTTACGCAAGCTGCAAAGCGGCGCTATTTCCCCTGGGGAAATCAGGCGCCGACGCTGGCCGAAGCAAATCTCGATTGGCATAGCGGCGGCCCGGTCGATGTCGGCGCCCACGGCCAAGGCGACAGCGCCTTTGGCTGCCGCCAGATGATCGGCAACGTTTGGGAATGGACCGCGAGCGATTTTCAACCGTACCCGGGGTTTTCCGTTGATCCTTACAAAGAATATTCGCAGCCCTGGTTCGGCAGCCACAAAGTCTTGCGCGGCGGCTGCTGGGCAACTTCATCTCTGCTCATTCGCAATAGCTGGAGAAATTTTTACACGCCAGATCGGCGCGATGTCTGGGCTGGTTTTCGCACCTGTGCACTTGAAAAACCGTGA
- a CDS encoding branched-chain amino acid aminotransferase: MEERIIYLNGSFVPESQAKVSVFDSGFNSGDGVYDVTRTFAHKPFRLRDHVERLFRSLQYTRIDCGLSPGEMEKISLEVIERNRPLLAANEDLALWQVVSRGLRSPRGNRVAGGATVAVYSVIVNFPEFASFYVEGAPIVIPSTRRVPPECVESKAKITNKMNHIMASFEAKQVDPRAIPLMLDIHGNLSETSAHNFFLVVNGKLCTPTDRNVLGGITKVAVFELAAQLGIEIVEDEFTPFDLYTAEEAFLASTSPTIVPVRSVNGAKIGKGAPGPMTLRLIAAWNKMVGMDMVDQSLSHLDQDERDRLAALWRNKRAA; the protein is encoded by the coding sequence ATGGAAGAACGCATTATCTATCTGAACGGCTCATTTGTGCCCGAGAGTCAAGCAAAGGTGTCGGTGTTCGACAGCGGCTTCAACTCCGGCGACGGCGTTTACGACGTCACGCGCACCTTCGCGCACAAACCGTTTCGCCTGCGCGACCACGTCGAGCGGCTGTTTCGTTCTTTGCAATACACGCGCATCGATTGCGGCTTGTCGCCGGGTGAGATGGAAAAGATTTCGCTCGAAGTCATCGAGCGCAACCGGCCGCTCTTGGCGGCCAACGAGGATTTGGCCCTCTGGCAAGTCGTCAGCCGCGGCCTGCGTTCGCCGCGCGGCAATCGCGTCGCCGGCGGCGCGACGGTGGCGGTCTACTCGGTCATCGTCAATTTTCCCGAGTTTGCCAGTTTCTATGTCGAAGGCGCGCCCATCGTGATTCCCTCAACCCGGCGTGTGCCGCCGGAGTGTGTCGAATCCAAGGCCAAGATAACCAACAAGATGAACCACATCATGGCGAGTTTCGAAGCCAAGCAAGTCGATCCCAGAGCGATCCCGCTGATGCTCGATATCCATGGCAACTTAAGCGAGACCAGCGCGCATAATTTCTTTTTGGTGGTGAATGGCAAGTTATGCACGCCCACCGATCGCAACGTGCTGGGCGGCATTACTAAAGTTGCAGTTTTTGAGCTTGCGGCCCAGCTTGGCATCGAGATCGTTGAGGATGAGTTCACGCCGTTTGACCTCTACACGGCGGAAGAAGCCTTTCTCGCCAGCACCAGCCCCACCATTGTGCCGGTGCGCAGCGTTAACGGCGCTAAAATTGGCAAAGGCGCTCCGGGTCCGATGACGCTGCGCCTAATCGCCGCCTGGAACAAGATGGTTGGCATGGATATGGTCGATCAATCGCTTAGCCATCTCGACCAGGACGAGCGCGATCGGCTCGCGGCGTTGTGGCGCAACAAGAGGGCGGCGTAA
- a CDS encoding RES domain-containing protein: MRCPGPLLRRQNEQRSLALPSTGAVVRRQDGAFLNLARPHQRSCRSLRSAAAIPGMSAAETIDHAHEPVFRVLRADRQNALDASFSQKAIDNRWNHSEFAALYLCCSVEVARAVARDILGYGGIDVHDLHAEYLPELIHVSWHGPVVDVTSAHGIAAVDLPSDYPKNCDKRSTRRLAQQWFQQKYEGVVCRSASMMRRGGDAGRPVTRSGVSWHYSLTT, encoded by the coding sequence ATGCGCTGCCCGGGACCACTCCTGCGGCGGCAAAACGAGCAGCGCAGCTTGGCATTGCCATCAACCGGCGCAGTTGTTCGACGGCAAGACGGCGCTTTCCTAAATCTTGCAAGGCCGCATCAGCGAAGTTGCCGATCGCTACGAAGTGCTGCTGCGATACCAGGCATGAGCGCAGCCGAGACGATTGATCACGCGCACGAACCGGTATTTCGCGTCCTGCGAGCCGATCGGCAAAACGCGCTCGATGCGTCTTTCAGCCAGAAGGCCATCGACAACCGTTGGAACCATAGCGAGTTTGCCGCGCTTTACTTGTGTTGCAGCGTCGAAGTGGCGCGCGCCGTGGCCCGCGACATTCTCGGCTACGGTGGCATCGATGTCCACGACCTTCACGCCGAATATCTGCCGGAGTTGATCCATGTCAGCTGGCACGGGCCAGTCGTTGACGTTACCTCAGCGCACGGCATAGCCGCGGTCGATCTTCCGTCAGACTACCCGAAGAACTGCGATAAGAGATCGACGCGAAGACTGGCGCAACAATGGTTCCAGCAAAAGTACGAAGGCGTCGTTTGCCGCAGCGCCTCGATGATGCGGCGCGGCGGGGATGCTGGCAGGCCGGTCACGAGGTCTGGAGTGAGCTGGCACTATTCGTTGACAACCTAA
- a CDS encoding TIGR04348 family glycosyltransferase, producing the protein MPTPPAFNNGNKITAVRLGRIVRALGHKVTFEPRYTGAPCDMLIALHARRSARSVRAYHERYPNNPLVLILTGTDIYHDIKIDARAQPSLELATRLVVLQQQALEELPKRLHSKTRIIYQSAEPYAPQPPNPERTFRVCVIGHLRKEKDPLCTPWALRFLPPTSKIEVLHIGKVLDKKLGVEARQVAARNPRYRLAGELPYWMTRRVLAHSHLLVISSHMEGSSNVLSEALASSVPVIASKIPGLIGTLGKDYPGYFRVGDTADLARLLHRAETDKIFYHTLKRRCARVAPLVQPRREINSWKLLLRELEKWSTTHAAHERGAS; encoded by the coding sequence ATACCCACACCACCGGCGTTTAACAACGGCAATAAGATCACCGCCGTGCGTCTCGGCCGGATCGTTCGGGCCCTCGGTCACAAGGTCACCTTCGAGCCGCGTTACACCGGAGCACCCTGCGACATGTTAATCGCGCTGCACGCGCGCCGCAGCGCGCGCTCGGTGCGCGCCTATCATGAGCGCTACCCTAACAACCCATTGGTCTTGATTTTGACCGGCACGGATATTTACCACGACATTAAAATCGACGCGCGGGCGCAACCATCTCTGGAGCTCGCCACCCGGTTGGTGGTTTTGCAGCAGCAAGCCCTGGAAGAGCTGCCGAAGCGGCTGCATTCAAAGACCCGCATCATCTATCAATCGGCCGAGCCCTATGCGCCACAGCCGCCTAACCCCGAGCGCACCTTCCGGGTCTGCGTCATTGGCCACTTGCGCAAAGAAAAGGACCCGCTGTGCACGCCATGGGCGCTGCGCTTCCTGCCCCCGACGTCGAAGATCGAAGTTTTGCATATTGGCAAAGTGCTCGACAAAAAACTCGGCGTCGAAGCGCGCCAGGTGGCAGCCAGGAACCCGCGCTATCGGCTGGCCGGCGAGCTGCCCTATTGGATGACGCGCCGCGTACTGGCGCATAGCCATCTCCTTGTCATCAGCTCGCATATGGAAGGCAGCTCCAACGTCTTGTCGGAGGCGCTGGCGTCTTCCGTGCCGGTGATCGCCAGCAAGATTCCCGGCCTGATCGGCACCTTGGGCAAGGATTACCCAGGCTACTTTCGCGTCGGCGATACCGCCGACCTAGCGCGCCTTCTGCACCGCGCCGAAACCGACAAGATTTTTTATCACACTTTGAAACGCCGCTGCGCCCGGGTCGCACCGCTGGTGCAACCGCGACGCGAAATCAATAGTTGGAAGCTGTTGCTGCGGGAGCTAGAGAAATGGTCCACGACTCATGCCGCTCATGAGCGCGGCGCTTCGTGA